A genomic stretch from Corynebacterium kutscheri includes:
- a CDS encoding sortase family protein, giving the protein MSRRTRRPPQRRPRTSTPDGRPYIPRTVTTTNTSQKSRPQQPSTLPLPQRLRRAWKISVPFRILVSVLIIILLITLSFIFVISRETESSNALPDTEQSGLITEGINIENSPAVEMYIPRLNLRAHFETESCRVKDGAIDPDTLTKACTYTAADKPYVLPGTHAEDIVVIAGHTGSGISAVFNKLYNGSADTHTVHVNDRLYLRTEKSGQQWLVYAATDLHSPDREGLSSDDSVWGTDPTPGRLLTISCIQPANPLAEAVRNTVVGWQYQGVLNNSAAPIV; this is encoded by the coding sequence ATGAGTAGACGCACACGACGTCCACCGCAAAGACGCCCGCGTACAAGTACACCAGATGGTCGCCCCTATATTCCCCGTACCGTCACAACAACTAACACTTCGCAAAAATCACGGCCACAACAACCTTCTACCCTGCCGTTGCCGCAACGGCTTCGGCGCGCATGGAAAATCAGCGTCCCGTTCCGCATACTAGTTTCGGTACTAATAATTATTCTCCTGATCACGCTGAGTTTTATTTTCGTTATTTCACGAGAAACAGAATCGAGTAATGCCCTACCCGATACTGAACAATCTGGACTGATCACTGAGGGGATCAACATAGAAAATAGTCCAGCAGTAGAAATGTACATTCCGCGTCTTAACCTCCGCGCGCATTTTGAAACCGAATCATGCCGTGTCAAAGATGGCGCAATTGATCCCGATACCTTAACCAAGGCATGCACATATACTGCTGCAGATAAACCTTATGTACTTCCTGGCACTCATGCTGAAGATATCGTAGTTATCGCTGGTCATACTGGATCCGGAATTTCTGCGGTTTTTAATAAGTTATATAATGGCAGCGCCGATACACACACAGTGCATGTCAACGACCGGTTATATCTTCGCACCGAAAAATCTGGTCAACAGTGGCTCGTCTATGCTGCTACCGATTTGCATTCCCCTGATCGCGAAGGTCTTTCTAGCGACGACAGTGTCTGGGGCACCGATCCCACGCCAGGAAGGTTATTAACTATTAGCTGTATCCAGCCAGCAAACCCGCTAGCAGAAGCAGTGCGTAATACAGTGGTTGGCTGGCAATATCAGGGCGTCCTTAATAATAGTGCTGCACCAATAGTGTAG
- the nikC gene encoding nickel transporter permease, with protein MKKVLIIFVLLLLLCLGPFLAPQDPYTVDLSHALQGSSTSNWLGTDNLGRDVLSRLLTGAPTTVGLSMVALLFSTMVGVPIGMYAGIGSKGRDWTLMRVTDTFLSFPEYVIAIVITGIMGPGVLNLIFAIVVVKWVGYARLARSIVMEEKHKDYVISARISGASSTRIVREHLLVHIAGSVLALATLDMGKIVLLVASLSFLGLGVPQPSPEWGAMLSEGRTYFVEAPSLMIYPGLAILLVVLLTSVAGDQLTHRFSGGRR; from the coding sequence ATGAAAAAAGTATTGATTATTTTTGTCTTGTTATTGCTATTGTGCTTGGGACCATTTCTTGCGCCACAGGATCCCTATACAGTTGATCTTTCTCATGCGTTGCAGGGATCATCAACAAGCAATTGGCTAGGTACTGATAATTTAGGTCGTGATGTTTTATCCCGACTGCTTACTGGTGCGCCCACCACGGTCGGATTATCAATGGTGGCACTGCTTTTCTCCACTATGGTTGGGGTTCCTATTGGTATGTATGCCGGTATTGGTTCGAAGGGACGCGATTGGACCTTAATGCGGGTCACTGATACTTTTCTGTCGTTCCCGGAGTATGTAATTGCCATTGTCATTACTGGCATCATGGGACCTGGTGTATTAAATCTGATTTTTGCCATTGTGGTAGTTAAATGGGTTGGTTATGCGCGATTGGCGCGCTCGATTGTGATGGAAGAAAAGCATAAAGATTATGTGATTTCGGCGCGGATTTCTGGTGCTAGTAGCACGCGTATTGTGCGCGAACATTTACTTGTGCATATTGCTGGGTCGGTGCTTGCGTTAGCTACTTTGGATATGGGCAAGATTGTGCTGTTAGTAGCTTCACTGAGCTTTTTGGGGTTAGGAGTTCCTCAACCATCGCCAGAATGGGGCGCGATGCTTAGCGAAGGACGCACATACTTTGTCGAAGCGCCATCGTTAATGATTTATCCAGGATTAGCTATTTTGTTAGTGGTGTTATTAACCTCGGTTGCTGGCGATCAATTAACCCACCGTTTTTCGGGAGGTCGTCGATGA
- a CDS encoding 6-phosphofructokinase gives MRLATLTSGGDCPGLNAVIRGIVRTSSEYGSTVVGYQDGWVGLMEDKRIQLYDDENIDRILLRGGTILGTGRLHPDKFKNGIDQIKANLADAGIDALIPIGGEGTLKGAKWLSDNGIPVVGVPKTIDNDVNGTDYTFGFDTAVSVATDAIDRLHTTAESHNRVMIVEVMGRHVGWIALHAGMAGGAHYIVIPEQPFDIEEICKKMERRFQMGEKYGIIVVAEGALPKESTMNFQEGGVDQFGHQTFNGIGQVIGEEIKKRLGHDVRTSVLGHIQRGGTPTAYDRVLATRYGVHAARACHTGDFGKMVALKGEHIELISLEEAIGTLKTVPEGRYRTARALFG, from the coding sequence ATGCGACTTGCAACATTGACCTCAGGTGGTGACTGCCCGGGCCTCAACGCAGTGATCCGTGGCATCGTTCGTACGAGTTCCGAATATGGCTCAACCGTTGTTGGATACCAAGACGGCTGGGTAGGCCTTATGGAAGATAAGCGCATTCAGCTTTACGACGATGAGAACATCGACCGCATTTTGCTTCGTGGTGGCACAATCTTAGGAACGGGTCGACTGCACCCGGATAAATTCAAAAATGGTATCGACCAGATTAAAGCCAACCTTGCTGATGCTGGTATTGACGCGTTAATCCCGATCGGAGGCGAGGGTACCCTTAAGGGCGCAAAGTGGCTTTCTGATAATGGAATTCCGGTTGTAGGCGTGCCAAAAACCATTGATAATGACGTTAATGGCACTGACTACACCTTTGGTTTTGATACCGCAGTTTCTGTTGCAACAGATGCGATTGATCGTTTGCATACCACTGCTGAATCTCATAATCGCGTTATGATCGTTGAGGTTATGGGTCGCCATGTTGGTTGGATTGCTTTACATGCGGGTATGGCCGGTGGTGCACACTACATTGTGATCCCAGAGCAGCCTTTTGATATTGAAGAAATTTGTAAGAAGATGGAACGCCGGTTCCAAATGGGGGAAAAATACGGGATCATCGTAGTCGCTGAAGGCGCACTGCCTAAGGAAAGCACTATGAACTTCCAAGAAGGTGGTGTAGACCAATTCGGACACCAGACTTTTAATGGCATTGGCCAAGTTATTGGCGAAGAGATTAAAAAGCGTCTTGGACATGATGTTCGTACCTCAGTACTTGGTCATATTCAGCGCGGTGGTACTCCTACCGCTTATGATCGGGTGCTTGCTACTCGCTATGGTGTGCATGCAGCACGTGCCTGCCACACCGGTGATTTTGGCAAGATGGTGGCGCTTAAAGGCGAACACATTGAGTTGATCTCGCTTGAGGAGGCCATTGGCACTTTGAAGACTGTACCTGAGGGACGTTACCGCACTGCACGGGCATTGTTTGGTTAA
- a CDS encoding siderophore-interacting protein codes for MTKPSRPPLEAYEATVIAHTWINKELIRISFLALAITNKKLDFSDHYVKLLFIPPEAQYNWPFDLAEITRTLPRKLQPIKRTYTLCNIDQKAGTFDIIFLAHGANGFAGVWAQKAQIGDVLPFVGPGGAWAPSHHKHYVLAGDESAIPAIMEATHRLNGASADVFLEVSSATSHFDLPQIPGIAIYWVDRNGATPGTMLVQALRLLPDTSFNSDTGWFIHGVAEMVKDVRRLLFVDRQVAKSDVSISGYWRLGMTEDEWQSSKIVFNRDNEAEEEKLRH; via the coding sequence ATGACTAAACCATCACGCCCGCCACTAGAAGCTTATGAAGCAACCGTTATCGCACACACCTGGATAAATAAGGAACTAATCCGAATTAGCTTCTTGGCTCTGGCAATTACTAATAAGAAACTTGATTTTAGCGATCACTATGTCAAGCTCCTTTTTATTCCACCTGAGGCACAGTACAACTGGCCATTTGATTTAGCCGAAATAACTAGGACTCTCCCCCGCAAGTTACAACCAATTAAACGCACCTATACCTTATGCAATATTGATCAAAAAGCTGGTACTTTTGACATTATTTTTCTTGCCCATGGTGCCAATGGTTTTGCTGGTGTCTGGGCTCAAAAAGCCCAAATCGGCGATGTATTACCTTTTGTTGGTCCTGGTGGCGCCTGGGCACCTAGCCATCATAAACATTATGTTCTTGCTGGTGATGAATCTGCTATCCCCGCCATCATGGAAGCCACCCACCGCCTCAATGGTGCTAGTGCCGATGTGTTCTTAGAAGTTTCCTCAGCCACATCACATTTCGATCTTCCTCAAATACCTGGTATCGCTATTTACTGGGTAGACCGTAATGGTGCCACTCCTGGAACCATGCTTGTTCAGGCACTGCGCTTACTACCTGATACTAGCTTTAACTCCGATACTGGTTGGTTTATTCATGGCGTAGCCGAAATGGTAAAAGATGTTCGCCGACTTTTATTCGTCGATAGGCAAGTAGCAAAAAGTGATGTTTCAATTTCTGGCTACTGGCGTCTAGGGATGACCGAAGATGAATGGCAAAGCTCCAAGATAGTTTTCAATCGCGACAACGAAGCCGAAGAAGAAAAACTAAGACACTAA
- a CDS encoding MFS transporter produces MRNPILYLASAGASMFGNAVVSVVWPWLVLAVTGDPKAAGIVATFTTVPSVLFAFVGGQLIDSFGRKPMSIIFDFFSAASVVALIMVDQYGDLTVAWFIVLGILGAIGDIPGMAARNALVNDVAQSQNVFSLERISGLLGAITGISFLIGPAVGGILLGYFPTHVVLWFTAGSSFLAAVLTIFVRLPASEYAAEKIELRGWLEVLKEPEIRLLAVVSAVGQIVVPALLIILLPAHYEAINTPRSYGLVFSMYSVGMIAASGVISIIGLKNRRRLWVLIMLGDSIGLLLFSYFQSNVAIFGGAFIAGIAGGLMAPLQTVWISELVPDKVRGRAFSVFMMIGEFAAPIGFAFVTIALGFMNIYSIALAIGFIFAAITLVALIVGLRVIHNDSNTKDVDRKITSFATETSSLGD; encoded by the coding sequence ATGCGTAATCCGATTTTGTATCTTGCAAGCGCTGGGGCATCAATGTTCGGCAACGCTGTGGTTTCGGTTGTGTGGCCATGGTTGGTGTTAGCTGTTACTGGTGATCCAAAGGCGGCAGGTATCGTTGCCACCTTTACTACGGTTCCATCCGTACTATTTGCTTTTGTTGGTGGGCAGCTCATTGATTCTTTTGGTAGAAAACCAATGAGCATTATCTTTGACTTTTTTAGTGCCGCTAGCGTGGTAGCACTCATTATGGTGGATCAATATGGTGATCTTACTGTTGCATGGTTTATTGTGTTAGGAATTCTGGGTGCAATTGGTGATATTCCCGGTATGGCTGCGCGTAATGCATTGGTTAATGACGTAGCGCAAAGTCAAAATGTGTTTTCCCTAGAGCGAATTTCTGGTTTATTAGGTGCAATTACCGGTATTTCATTTCTTATTGGACCAGCCGTTGGCGGTATTTTATTAGGGTATTTTCCTACCCACGTGGTGCTGTGGTTTACTGCTGGATCCTCTTTTTTGGCTGCAGTATTAACTATTTTTGTTCGCTTACCAGCTAGTGAATATGCTGCCGAGAAAATCGAACTGCGTGGTTGGTTGGAAGTGCTTAAGGAACCAGAAATTCGCCTGCTGGCAGTGGTATCAGCAGTAGGGCAAATTGTTGTGCCAGCATTGCTGATTATTTTACTTCCGGCACATTATGAAGCGATAAATACACCGCGTTCTTATGGGCTTGTGTTCTCGATGTATTCGGTCGGTATGATCGCAGCTTCTGGGGTAATTTCGATTATTGGGTTGAAAAATCGTCGTCGGCTCTGGGTACTTATTATGCTTGGCGACAGTATTGGTTTACTGCTGTTTTCTTATTTCCAGTCTAATGTGGCAATTTTTGGTGGTGCTTTTATCGCTGGTATTGCCGGTGGACTTATGGCGCCCCTGCAAACTGTCTGGATCTCTGAGTTGGTACCGGATAAAGTACGCGGGCGGGCGTTCTCGGTGTTTATGATGATTGGTGAATTCGCAGCGCCGATTGGTTTTGCATTCGTGACTATTGCTTTAGGGTTTATGAATATTTATTCCATTGCATTGGCAATCGGTTTCATTTTTGCCGCTATTACTTTAGTGGCATTGATTGTGGGATTACGGGTTATTCACAATGATTCAAATACCAAAGATGTTGATAGAAAGATCACATCTTTTGCTACAGAAACATCTTCCTTAGGGGATTGA
- a CDS encoding ABC transporter substrate-binding protein, which produces MKKSMKAITAVVISAAVALSACSVEDVSSNSDGKHLNLELVYHANTEDPHLVAYPFFLNSGALETLVAVNPDTKEIEPKLATSWESEDAQHWTFQIRENVTFHNGTALDAEVVKANIESAIAANPALAKTLNIESMTAQGHKLEITTTTQYASLPSQFAHYNAVIVDPNANESYPVGTGAFKFTSFSTTGDSELVRFEDYWDGIARLDSVTLSANEDVNSRLLALQSGQVDIAHRLSLENIDSLRNIAGIEVETVPGTRTYDLMYNLAGSTNGELFNKLEFRKGIDALLDRESMVNTILKGNGEIGTSPMPEGFPVTPDVVKPVYGESEARAFFEAAGVSFDNGVAMYKGQPLHLKIATYNSRPELPQIAQTIQDAAKNLGMSMEIVLSENIDEYLAAGDWDIATYSMSTLTRGDGSYFVNSSYLPDGALNYGKVNDPALTAMIEQFNATIDPEQRIQRMRDIAAYIRDNVLGSYVLFINESAGFKNTVRGWVTPSNDLEFAMVTKDLDVES; this is translated from the coding sequence ATGAAGAAGTCAATGAAGGCTATCACCGCAGTTGTTATAAGTGCTGCGGTAGCGCTGAGCGCTTGCAGTGTCGAAGACGTCAGCTCAAATAGTGATGGCAAACACCTTAATCTAGAGCTTGTTTATCATGCGAACACCGAAGATCCACACTTGGTAGCTTATCCTTTTTTCTTAAATTCGGGTGCCTTAGAAACTTTGGTGGCTGTTAACCCAGATACTAAAGAAATTGAACCAAAGCTAGCTACTTCCTGGGAAAGCGAAGATGCACAACATTGGACTTTTCAAATCCGGGAAAATGTAACTTTTCATAATGGCACCGCATTGGATGCCGAGGTAGTTAAAGCAAATATTGAGTCTGCTATTGCCGCTAATCCAGCATTAGCTAAAACTCTTAATATTGAGTCAATGACTGCCCAGGGGCACAAACTAGAGATCACCACAACTACTCAGTATGCTTCGTTACCATCGCAATTTGCTCATTACAATGCGGTGATAGTTGATCCTAATGCTAATGAAAGCTACCCAGTGGGTACCGGAGCGTTTAAGTTCACGAGTTTTTCAACGACTGGTGATTCCGAATTAGTGCGTTTCGAGGACTACTGGGATGGCATTGCACGACTAGATTCAGTCACCCTGAGCGCGAATGAGGATGTGAATTCCCGGCTATTAGCATTACAGTCCGGTCAGGTAGATATTGCGCATCGGTTAAGTCTGGAAAATATTGATTCATTGCGCAACATTGCCGGTATTGAGGTCGAAACCGTCCCTGGAACTCGTACCTATGACTTAATGTATAACCTAGCTGGTAGTACTAATGGGGAACTTTTTAATAAACTTGAGTTCCGCAAAGGCATTGATGCTTTACTTGATCGCGAATCTATGGTTAATACCATTTTGAAGGGCAATGGCGAGATTGGAACCAGCCCTATGCCGGAAGGATTCCCAGTAACTCCAGATGTTGTAAAGCCTGTTTATGGAGAATCTGAGGCGCGTGCTTTCTTTGAAGCCGCAGGGGTGAGTTTTGATAATGGCGTAGCCATGTATAAAGGACAGCCACTTCATCTCAAGATTGCTACTTATAATTCTCGTCCAGAGTTGCCACAAATCGCCCAAACAATCCAGGATGCAGCTAAAAATCTTGGTATGAGTATGGAGATCGTTCTATCGGAAAATATTGATGAATACTTAGCTGCTGGTGATTGGGACATCGCAACGTATTCGATGTCCACGCTTACCCGCGGTGATGGTTCTTATTTTGTGAACTCTTCTTACTTGCCAGACGGTGCCCTTAATTACGGCAAAGTCAATGATCCAGCTTTGACCGCTATGATTGAGCAGTTCAATGCCACTATTGATCCTGAGCAACGTATTCAGCGTATGCGAGATATTGCCGCCTATATCCGCGATAACGTATTAGGCTCTTATGTGCTGTTTATTAACGAATCGGCCGGTTTTAAAAACACTGTGCGCGGTTGGGTAACTCCTAGTAACGATCTTGAGTTTGCAATGGTGACCAAGGATTTGGACGTTGAATCCTAA
- a CDS encoding YkvI family membrane protein yields MSIARSIGISLSFVGLLVGAGFASGQEVMQYFVSFGSSGIWGMLLAGSIMAVAGTVFLQLGSYFQASEHNVVFSSVAHPVVSKFLDFSVVVTLFSIGFVMLAGAGSNLEQQWGFPTWVGSALMLILVLACGMLDVDKVSRVIGGITPLIIIAVLVVGIYSLLHLPGNFGEVFQVAEAMESPLPNWWISALNYSGLALILAVSMSLVIGGDNLNPQEAGLGGLLGGIMYALLMAVATFSLLVNINIVGNADMPLLAIVNEIHPILGIIMAIIIYLMIFNTAIGMFYALGRRLSARKPENYRKIFIIGCLAGFAISFAGFKVLMQYVYPVLGYIGIALIIVLMAAWLRGFSQIKEEAQRRARVRALLSLRLRPDRHYTAENAEELGAIMQESNLEDEELFDTALNEVSQSLDSDGEVHFSLDEFESDEYQVEELTDTTSFVSEEDLPDEALVEEDEQLGGEEIHSAEYHMTDAQGQVVEFTVHGEPERGQVPVADSNKEKF; encoded by the coding sequence ATGTCTATCGCACGTTCGATTGGAATATCCCTGTCTTTTGTTGGCCTACTAGTAGGGGCTGGTTTTGCTTCTGGCCAAGAAGTAATGCAATATTTTGTATCTTTTGGCAGCAGTGGAATTTGGGGCATGCTGTTAGCTGGTAGCATTATGGCAGTAGCTGGAACTGTATTTTTGCAGTTGGGAAGCTATTTCCAGGCTAGTGAACACAATGTAGTATTTTCTTCGGTAGCTCACCCGGTAGTAAGCAAATTCCTCGATTTTTCAGTTGTGGTCACGCTTTTTTCTATTGGTTTTGTTATGTTGGCCGGTGCTGGTAGCAATCTTGAGCAGCAATGGGGTTTTCCTACCTGGGTGGGATCGGCATTAATGCTGATATTGGTGCTGGCATGTGGCATGTTAGATGTTGATAAGGTTAGCCGAGTTATCGGCGGAATTACGCCACTGATTATCATTGCGGTGCTAGTAGTTGGAATTTATTCGCTGCTACATCTACCGGGTAATTTTGGCGAGGTATTCCAGGTAGCAGAAGCGATGGAATCGCCATTGCCTAATTGGTGGATTTCAGCACTGAATTACTCTGGTTTAGCGCTCATTTTAGCCGTATCAATGTCTCTTGTTATCGGCGGCGACAATTTAAATCCCCAAGAAGCAGGCCTGGGTGGCTTACTTGGCGGGATTATGTATGCGCTGCTTATGGCTGTAGCCACTTTCTCTTTGCTGGTCAATATTAATATTGTTGGCAACGCGGATATGCCGTTATTAGCAATAGTTAATGAGATCCATCCGATCTTGGGCATCATTATGGCGATCATTATTTATCTGATGATCTTTAATACCGCCATCGGCATGTTTTATGCTCTCGGTCGTAGGCTTTCTGCACGTAAACCAGAAAACTACCGGAAGATTTTCATCATTGGTTGCCTGGCTGGTTTTGCTATTAGTTTTGCAGGGTTTAAAGTGCTCATGCAGTATGTATATCCAGTGTTAGGGTATATCGGCATTGCGCTTATTATCGTGTTAATGGCTGCCTGGTTACGTGGATTTAGTCAGATCAAAGAAGAAGCACAGCGTCGAGCCCGAGTTCGAGCACTACTAAGTTTGCGTCTGCGCCCAGATCGTCACTACACCGCAGAAAATGCTGAAGAATTGGGGGCAATTATGCAGGAATCCAATCTAGAAGATGAGGAACTTTTCGATACTGCTTTAAATGAAGTTTCTCAAAGTCTTGATAGTGATGGTGAAGTGCACTTTAGCTTAGACGAGTTTGAATCTGATGAATATCAGGTTGAAGAGTTAACCGATACAACCAGTTTTGTCTCCGAAGAAGATTTACCTGATGAGGCGTTAGTCGAGGAAGATGAGCAACTCGGTGGAGAAGAAATACATTCTGCGGAATATCATATGACCGACGCGCAAGGCCAAGTGGTGGAGTTTACTGTCCATGGCGAGCCTGAGCGTGGACAGGTTCCGGTAGCCGATAGTAATAAGGAAAAGTTTTAA
- a CDS encoding ABC transporter permease, whose translation MNPKLSSVATRCGGILFNLWILTIASFGIVYLAPGDPVLKLLRIDEVAVTQEEIAALREELGFNDNILIQYARYLGGLLQGDLGTSAITSKPVITELTQALPATFILSIVSLAVTILVVLFSGTVAALFRRRLPDKIIMAGCYLGSAMPTFWLALVLINLFAVKWGILPASGWKGGKGLWLPVICLVVAIAPPFIKIFRNRFVEISDMGFIRSARTRGVSERLIIAKHITRGSLIPVITMLAVSFGSLLSGSIVVEIVFSLPGVGMLTMDAITNRDYAVIRGVILLVGIAIVLIMQLSDLLCRLVDPSLRRQA comes from the coding sequence TTGAATCCTAAATTATCAAGCGTTGCAACACGCTGTGGTGGAATCCTTTTTAATTTATGGATTCTCACTATTGCTAGTTTCGGTATAGTTTATCTTGCCCCTGGTGATCCAGTATTAAAGCTTTTGCGGATTGATGAAGTGGCAGTGACTCAGGAAGAGATTGCTGCACTTCGAGAAGAACTTGGCTTTAATGACAATATCTTGATCCAGTATGCCCGCTATCTTGGTGGACTGTTGCAAGGCGATTTAGGTACTTCGGCAATTACTTCAAAACCGGTAATTACCGAACTTACACAAGCGTTGCCGGCAACATTTATACTTTCGATAGTTTCTCTGGCAGTGACTATCTTAGTGGTGCTTTTTTCTGGCACTGTAGCTGCATTATTTCGCCGTCGCTTGCCTGACAAAATTATTATGGCTGGCTGCTATCTTGGTTCGGCAATGCCAACCTTTTGGTTAGCACTAGTTCTTATCAACCTATTTGCTGTGAAGTGGGGAATTCTACCTGCATCAGGATGGAAGGGCGGCAAAGGATTATGGCTGCCGGTAATTTGCTTAGTAGTAGCAATTGCACCACCTTTTATTAAGATTTTTCGTAATCGGTTTGTGGAAATTTCCGATATGGGTTTTATTCGTTCTGCGCGTACTCGTGGAGTAAGTGAGCGACTGATTATTGCAAAACATATTACTCGTGGCTCACTTATCCCTGTGATTACCATGTTGGCAGTAAGTTTTGGCAGCCTGCTCTCTGGTTCTATCGTGGTAGAAATTGTCTTCTCTCTACCTGGGGTAGGCATGCTAACTATGGATGCGATTACTAATCGCGACTATGCGGTTATCCGTGGTGTGATTTTGTTAGTAGGTATCGCCATTGTACTGATTATGCAGCTTAGTGATTTACTTTGCCGACTAGTGGATCCTAGTTTGCGGAGGCAAGCATGA
- the gatB gene encoding Asp-tRNA(Asn)/Glu-tRNA(Gln) amidotransferase subunit GatB codes for MTAAMYDLMDYDEVIEKFDPVMGLEVHVELATETKMFSAPSAHFGAAPNSHVDPVSLGLPGALPVVNAKGVEWAIKIGLALNCSIAESSRFARKNYFYPDQPKNYQISQYDEPIAYDGYLDVVLDDGSTWRVEIERAHMEEDTGKLTHLGGAGGRIHGATASLVDCNRAGIPLIEIVTKPIIGAGDRAPEIARAYVAALRDLMKALGVSDARMDQGSMRCDANVSLRPIGQEEFGTRTETKNINSLKSVEQAVRFEMQRQAQVLEDGGEIVQETRHYQETDGTTSKGRPKETAEDYRYFNDPDLPPVIAPREWVEEIRATLPELPWVRRARIQAEWGLKDEEMRDLVNAGALELIIQTTEAGASAAEARSWWVSYLSQKANERSVELETLPITPLQVAEVAELVKAGKLTNKLARQAVDGVLAGEGSVTEVIAARGLEVVRDDGAIEAAVEEALAANPDIVEKYKAGNTKVTGAIVGAVMKATKGKADPAQVNKLIAEKLA; via the coding sequence ATGACTGCTGCTATGTATGACTTGATGGACTACGACGAGGTTATCGAAAAATTTGATCCAGTAATGGGACTTGAGGTTCACGTTGAACTGGCTACCGAGACCAAGATGTTTTCCGCACCTTCTGCACACTTTGGGGCAGCGCCGAATTCTCATGTTGATCCGGTATCTTTGGGTCTGCCAGGTGCGCTGCCGGTAGTAAACGCTAAAGGTGTGGAGTGGGCTATCAAGATCGGGTTAGCGCTTAATTGCTCTATTGCTGAGTCTTCGCGTTTTGCACGGAAGAATTATTTTTACCCTGATCAGCCAAAGAACTATCAGATTTCCCAATATGATGAGCCAATTGCTTATGATGGCTACCTCGATGTTGTGCTTGACGACGGTAGCACCTGGCGAGTTGAGATTGAGCGAGCTCATATGGAAGAAGACACCGGAAAATTAACTCACTTAGGTGGTGCCGGTGGTCGAATTCATGGTGCTACTGCTTCCTTAGTGGATTGCAACCGTGCCGGCATTCCATTAATTGAGATCGTTACTAAGCCGATTATTGGAGCTGGTGATCGGGCACCAGAAATCGCTCGTGCCTATGTGGCCGCGCTCCGTGATCTTATGAAGGCTCTTGGCGTTTCTGATGCTCGCATGGATCAAGGTTCTATGCGTTGCGACGCCAATGTTTCTCTGCGTCCTATTGGTCAAGAAGAATTTGGTACCCGTACCGAAACTAAGAACATTAACTCTCTAAAATCTGTGGAACAAGCAGTGCGCTTTGAAATGCAGCGTCAAGCGCAGGTGCTAGAAGATGGCGGTGAGATTGTTCAAGAGACGCGTCACTATCAAGAAACTGATGGCACAACTTCTAAAGGACGCCCTAAAGAAACTGCTGAGGATTACCGTTATTTCAATGATCCTGATTTGCCACCAGTAATCGCGCCTCGAGAATGGGTGGAAGAAATTCGCGCTACCTTGCCGGAATTGCCTTGGGTACGCCGTGCTCGGATCCAAGCTGAGTGGGGTCTGAAAGATGAAGAAATGCGTGACTTGGTTAATGCTGGCGCACTAGAATTGATCATTCAGACCACTGAGGCTGGGGCATCTGCGGCTGAAGCGCGTAGCTGGTGGGTATCGTATCTTTCCCAAAAAGCTAATGAGCGTTCAGTAGAACTTGAAACCCTGCCAATTACTCCGCTACAAGTAGCAGAGGTGGCAGAACTAGTAAAGGCCGGCAAACTTACTAATAAACTAGCTCGTCAGGCAGTTGATGGAGTGTTGGCTGGCGAAGGTAGTGTTACTGAAGTTATTGCGGCACGTGGGCTGGAAGTTGTTCGTGATGATGGCGCTATTGAGGCAGCTGTTGAAGAAGCTTTGGCAGCAAATCCTGATATCGTCGAAAAGTACAAGGCAGGAAATACCAAGGTTACTGGCGCAATCGTTGGTGCAGTAATGAAAGCAACCAAGGGCAAGGCAGATCCCGCACAGGTTAACAAGCTCATTGCTGAAAAATTAGCCTAA